In the Longimicrobiales bacterium genome, one interval contains:
- the ychF gene encoding redox-regulated ATPase YchF encodes MLKVGIVGLPNVGKSSLFNALTAAGAPSENYPFCTVDPNIGTVEVPDIRLDSIHDIGGSKRRVPTVIQFVDIAGLVEGASEGEGLGNKFLGNIREVDAIAHVLRCFDDPDVTHVLGDVNPVTDREIVETELALSDLDTVQRRLEKVEKKAKSGEKEAIREKVVLDAALDALSAGKPVRSLRLSPEDALILKGFQLLTAKPVLYVANVAEGDLPEAENDWTRALREAVAKDVAEGLEEAVVTVCSTLESELSEMEPEDRQMFLEDIGVVESGLTSLIRAAYELLGLLTFFTTGEQESRAWTVRTGSSAPQAAGTIHSDFERGFIRAETIHVNEFETVGSWKAARDTGVLRSEGKGYTVVDGDIMLFRFNV; translated from the coding sequence ATGCTCAAGGTTGGAATTGTAGGCCTCCCGAACGTTGGGAAGTCGTCGCTCTTCAACGCGCTCACCGCTGCCGGTGCGCCCTCCGAGAACTACCCGTTCTGTACGGTCGATCCGAACATTGGCACCGTCGAGGTCCCGGACATTCGGCTCGATTCGATCCACGACATCGGTGGCTCGAAGCGTCGCGTTCCAACCGTCATCCAGTTCGTGGATATCGCGGGCTTGGTCGAAGGTGCCTCTGAAGGCGAAGGCCTCGGCAACAAGTTTCTCGGCAACATTCGTGAGGTGGACGCTATCGCCCATGTGTTGCGCTGCTTCGATGACCCTGACGTCACCCATGTGCTTGGCGACGTGAACCCGGTCACGGATCGTGAGATCGTAGAGACGGAGCTGGCCTTGTCCGATCTCGATACCGTGCAGCGTCGGCTCGAGAAGGTCGAAAAGAAGGCGAAATCGGGTGAAAAGGAGGCGATAAGGGAGAAGGTCGTTCTCGATGCGGCCCTCGATGCACTTTCCGCAGGGAAGCCGGTGCGGTCTCTCCGTTTGAGCCCGGAAGACGCGCTCATTTTGAAGGGCTTCCAACTCCTGACGGCTAAGCCGGTTCTTTACGTGGCCAACGTCGCCGAGGGCGACTTGCCCGAGGCAGAAAACGACTGGACTCGTGCGTTGCGCGAAGCCGTGGCCAAGGACGTCGCGGAGGGTTTGGAAGAGGCGGTTGTGACGGTCTGCAGCACGCTTGAATCCGAGCTGTCTGAGATGGAGCCCGAGGACCGGCAGATGTTCTTGGAGGACATCGGGGTCGTGGAGTCTGGACTGACCTCCCTGATCCGAGCGGCATACGAACTGCTTGGGCTCCTCACCTTCTTCACCACGGGTGAGCAGGAGAGCCGTGCTTGGACCGTCCGCACGGGCAGCAGCGCACCTCAGGCGGCCGGGACCATCCACTCGGATTTCGAGCGTGGCTTCATTCGCGCGGAGACGATCCACGTGAACGAGTTCGAGACGGTGGGGTCGTGGAAGGCCGCGCGCGACACCGGTGTGCTTCGGTCAGAAGGGAAGGGCTACACCGTGGTGGACGGCGACATCATGCTCTTCCGCTTCAACGTGTAG
- a CDS encoding lipocalin-like domain-containing protein, whose product MTVFRSLLIGSALLSVVSCVRPPDDGDTGLTLAATLGGADTAGYARATEVRTFVFPGDHGPHPEFRTEWWYATGHLESEAGRRFGYQFTLFRSALAPGAVDSPSAWATKQAYMGHFAISDIDGSGFVARERFARGAAGLAGARAEPLKVWLEGWALDGSGSGDGFPFTLVAEDDSIAIDLVLSEGKGIVLNGDRGLSQKGPEPGNASYYYSLPRMPTTGSVRVGSEKFDVVGESWLDREWSTSLLGDSQVGWDWFSLQLDDGRELMVFRIRRADGSAAAESEGVLIHADARTTRLAWGTDIQVEELSSWKAPDGKAEYPSRWIVRIPEEQLELEVEPFLEDQELRLAFRYWEGAVRVTGSGPTGAVAGRGYVELTGYGGSGPNWR is encoded by the coding sequence ATGACGGTGTTTAGGTCGCTGCTGATCGGGAGTGCGTTGCTAAGCGTGGTATCCTGTGTGCGACCACCCGATGACGGTGATACCGGGCTCACGCTTGCCGCCACGTTGGGGGGCGCTGACACCGCTGGATACGCCCGCGCCACGGAGGTCAGGACTTTCGTGTTCCCGGGTGACCACGGGCCCCACCCAGAATTCCGCACCGAATGGTGGTACGCGACGGGCCATCTGGAGTCAGAGGCCGGTAGGCGTTTCGGATACCAGTTCACGCTCTTCCGAAGCGCGTTGGCCCCCGGAGCTGTCGACTCCCCGTCTGCCTGGGCGACGAAACAGGCGTACATGGGACACTTCGCGATTTCAGATATCGATGGGTCGGGCTTCGTCGCTCGGGAGCGGTTCGCTCGGGGTGCGGCTGGGCTTGCAGGAGCGCGGGCCGAGCCGTTGAAGGTGTGGCTCGAGGGCTGGGCTTTGGACGGCTCCGGATCCGGGGATGGCTTCCCATTCACCCTGGTCGCGGAGGACGACTCGATAGCCATCGACCTCGTGCTCTCGGAGGGCAAGGGCATCGTCCTCAATGGCGATAGAGGGTTGAGCCAGAAGGGCCCTGAGCCGGGGAACGCGTCGTATTACTACTCCCTCCCCCGAATGCCCACGACCGGCTCCGTTCGGGTCGGCTCCGAGAAATTCGACGTGGTTGGAGAGTCGTGGCTCGACCGCGAGTGGAGCACGTCGTTGCTCGGCGACTCACAGGTTGGGTGGGATTGGTTCTCGCTTCAGTTAGATGATGGACGCGAGCTCATGGTGTTTCGCATTCGACGCGCGGACGGATCTGCAGCTGCGGAGAGCGAAGGTGTCCTCATTCATGCGGACGCACGGACGACTCGGCTTGCCTGGGGGACGGACATCCAAGTCGAGGAGCTTTCCTCCTGGAAGGCCCCAGATGGGAAGGCTGAATACCCTTCCAGGTGGATCGTCAGAATCCCGGAAGAGCAACTCGAGTTGGAAGTAGAACCCTTCTTGGAGGACCAGGAGCTGCGTTTGGCCTTTCGTTATTGGGAAGGTGCCGTGCGTGTCACGGGGTCGGGTCCCACAGGAGCTGTTGCGGGCCGTGGATATGTGGAGCTCACCGGATACGGAGGCTCTGGGCCCAACTGGAGGTAG
- a CDS encoding FtsX-like permease family protein, with protein sequence MRLARKASARHLLGHPGQLALCVLGVVMGVAVVVSIDLAVQASQAAFRISTETVSGRSTHQIVAGPGGIPDSIFRDIRVGLGVRGSAPIVEGYGRSDMFPGAALRLLGVDPLSEAPFRSFSSGGRVGIDVSRLLTVPGAVALLGDAAREAGVEESDTLLVRIAGRPVSLTVVGLIEVDDESVRSGLRDVLVMDIAAAQVALARPGVLDRIDLILPAGQEGVELAARIRGVMPASATLESTGTRTAAMAGMIASFDLNLRALSLLAMVFGMFLIYNALNFSVIQRRELFGRMRTLGVTKRDVYATVLWEAVAIASLGTALGLVVGIGLGRGLVGLVTQTINDLYFVVSVEGLSVQPWGLAKGVLLGLGTTLLTAIPAARLAAEAPPRLAQTRSIVEESAREVTPKVAAAGVISMSLGALVLTLSARSVMISLLGLFFIMIGLALVAPLGMLWGLRLISPIVGKVGGILGVLAVRSVQTSLSRTAPAVSALVIAVAVSVGLGTMIQSFRGTLVSWLDHTLQADVYVSLPSEVTSQASGSLPPDLVADFVGHPAVVGRSTYRGANVAAPWGSLRLVALELDPRGESAFDFIEGDPVQAMEAFRDGGAVIVSEPLAFRHRLEVGSSVSLRTETGPHQFQVAGVFYDYASDQGVMMMSRSTFDRYWLDRDVTSLGLFLGDGVDPDRVARELQATIRPEDLIVSVRSNRTLREGSLEVFDRTFQVTAVLRVISLIVAFVGVLGALMALQLERARELAVLRANGLTPRQVWGLVTTQTGLMGLVAGVLALPVGVLLAVVMIHVVNRRSFGWTLQMELGGDVVFQSLGLALAGALLAGLYPAWKMSRTLPALGLREE encoded by the coding sequence GTGAGACTGGCTCGCAAGGCGAGTGCACGTCACCTGCTCGGGCACCCTGGGCAATTGGCTTTATGTGTCTTGGGCGTGGTGATGGGTGTGGCTGTCGTGGTTTCCATCGACCTGGCCGTCCAAGCATCACAAGCGGCTTTTCGAATCTCGACGGAAACCGTGTCGGGGCGATCCACGCACCAGATTGTCGCGGGGCCCGGGGGCATTCCGGACTCCATCTTCAGAGATATCCGAGTTGGTCTAGGCGTGCGCGGATCTGCGCCGATTGTGGAAGGATATGGGCGCTCCGACATGTTCCCAGGCGCCGCGCTGAGGCTGTTGGGTGTCGACCCGCTCTCTGAGGCACCGTTCAGGAGCTTCTCGTCGGGAGGGCGCGTCGGTATCGATGTCAGTCGTCTGCTCACTGTCCCGGGCGCGGTCGCTCTATTGGGAGACGCGGCGCGTGAAGCCGGAGTCGAAGAGTCGGACACGCTTCTGGTTCGTATCGCCGGCCGGCCGGTGTCGCTCACGGTGGTGGGGCTCATTGAGGTGGACGACGAATCCGTCCGCTCCGGACTGCGTGACGTGCTCGTCATGGACATCGCTGCTGCGCAGGTCGCTCTAGCGCGCCCCGGCGTCCTGGACCGCATCGATCTGATCTTGCCCGCAGGTCAGGAGGGGGTCGAACTCGCGGCACGGATCAGGGGGGTCATGCCGGCGTCTGCGACGCTCGAGTCGACCGGTACCCGGACCGCGGCGATGGCCGGCATGATTGCTTCGTTCGACCTCAATCTTCGAGCGTTGAGTCTTCTGGCGATGGTCTTCGGGATGTTTTTGATCTACAACGCCTTGAACTTCTCAGTGATTCAGCGGCGCGAACTATTTGGTCGGATGCGTACGCTCGGGGTCACGAAGAGGGATGTTTACGCCACCGTCCTCTGGGAGGCCGTGGCGATCGCATCGCTCGGTACGGCGTTGGGGTTGGTCGTCGGAATCGGTCTGGGCCGAGGTTTGGTCGGGCTTGTGACCCAGACGATCAACGACCTGTACTTCGTGGTCTCAGTAGAGGGGCTCTCGGTCCAACCCTGGGGCCTCGCGAAGGGGGTCCTGCTTGGACTGGGGACGACACTGCTCACGGCGATTCCGGCCGCGCGACTGGCGGCGGAGGCGCCTCCGCGTTTGGCGCAGACTCGCTCCATCGTGGAGGAGAGCGCCCGCGAAGTGACCCCGAAGGTCGCGGCAGCCGGAGTCATCTCGATGAGCCTGGGTGCCCTCGTGCTGACTTTGTCTGCTCGAAGCGTGATGATCAGCTTGTTGGGCTTGTTCTTCATCATGATCGGCCTAGCGCTCGTCGCGCCGCTCGGCATGTTGTGGGGCCTGCGCTTGATCTCCCCTATTGTTGGTAAGGTGGGAGGTATCCTGGGGGTCCTCGCTGTGCGGTCCGTTCAGACCTCGCTGAGTCGGACCGCTCCCGCCGTTTCTGCGCTTGTGATCGCCGTGGCAGTCTCAGTGGGCCTCGGCACAATGATTCAGAGCTTCAGGGGCACCCTCGTGAGTTGGCTCGATCACACGCTGCAGGCCGACGTGTATGTGTCCCTGCCGTCTGAAGTCACCTCACAGGCGAGTGGCTCCCTCCCGCCTGATCTAGTGGCTGACTTTGTCGGTCATCCTGCGGTGGTCGGGCGAAGCACCTACCGAGGGGCGAATGTGGCCGCACCGTGGGGCTCTCTCCGATTGGTTGCGCTGGAGCTGGATCCACGAGGGGAGAGCGCCTTCGACTTCATCGAAGGTGATCCAGTCCAAGCGATGGAGGCCTTTCGCGATGGGGGTGCGGTCATCGTCTCCGAGCCGCTCGCATTCCGACACAGGCTGGAGGTTGGCTCCAGCGTGTCGCTGCGGACCGAGACAGGCCCGCACCAATTCCAGGTGGCCGGCGTATTCTATGACTACGCCTCGGATCAGGGGGTGATGATGATGAGCCGGTCCACCTTTGACCGGTACTGGCTGGATCGCGACGTGACCTCACTCGGCCTCTTCCTGGGCGACGGAGTCGACCCGGACAGGGTCGCCCGCGAGTTACAGGCCACGATCCGACCCGAGGACCTCATCGTATCGGTCCGGTCCAACCGCACGTTGCGCGAGGGCTCATTGGAAGTCTTCGATCGGACGTTCCAGGTCACTGCTGTCCTGCGCGTCATTTCTCTAATCGTAGCGTTTGTCGGTGTGCTCGGAGCTCTGATGGCTCTTCAACTCGAGCGTGCCCGGGAACTCGCGGTGCTCCGCGCCAATGGACTGACCCCCCGTCAGGTGTGGGGATTGGTCACCACTCAAACGGGGCTCATGGGCTTGGTCGCGGGTGTTTTGGCGCTCCCGGTTGGGGTGCTCCTCGCTGTGGTGATGATCCATGTCGTGAATCGACGTTCCTTTGGGTGGACCCTCCAAATGGAACTGGGAGGAGACGTCGTGTTCCAGTCCCTCGGCCTCGCCCTTGCGGGGGCTCTTCTAGCCGGACTCTACCCGGCCTGGAAGATGTCCCGCACGCTTCCGGCGTTGGGCCTGAGAGAGGAATGA
- a CDS encoding ABC transporter ATP-binding protein: protein MHRPPSLQVTALRKSYLEGGRSHVVLDGVDLTLQPGERVAVLGASGSGKSTILNLVSGIDRADSGEISVGGVRVDQLTEHERTIFRRERIGFVFQAYNLIHTLTVLENLLLPLELKGPLLSREVDRARALLDDVGLLDRADAFPDRLSGGERQRIAVARSLVHEPTLILADEPTGSLDEERGERIVDLLEQMTKSGDGSLLLVTHSNDLASRMDRIVRLTHGRLLENSE from the coding sequence ATGCACAGACCCCCGAGCCTTCAGGTTACCGCCCTTCGAAAGAGCTATCTCGAAGGGGGTCGTTCCCACGTCGTTCTCGACGGCGTGGACCTGACGCTCCAACCAGGTGAGAGAGTCGCGGTGTTGGGGGCCTCCGGTTCAGGAAAGAGTACGATCCTCAACTTGGTCTCCGGTATCGATCGCGCAGACTCGGGTGAGATCAGTGTCGGTGGGGTGAGGGTCGACCAGCTGACAGAGCACGAGCGGACCATCTTTCGTCGAGAGAGAATCGGCTTCGTCTTCCAGGCCTATAACCTGATCCACACCCTAACGGTGCTGGAGAACCTCCTTCTGCCGCTGGAACTCAAAGGGCCGCTGCTGAGCCGGGAGGTCGATCGAGCCCGCGCACTCCTAGATGATGTCGGGCTACTCGATCGGGCGGACGCTTTCCCGGATCGTCTCTCCGGGGGAGAGCGTCAAAGGATCGCAGTGGCCAGGTCGCTGGTGCACGAGCCGACGCTGATCCTCGCCGACGAGCCGACTGGGAGCTTGGATGAGGAGCGAGGTGAGCGGATCGTCGATCTTCTCGAACAGATGACGAAGTCCGGGGACGGGAGTTTGCTCCTCGTGACCCACAGCAACGACTTGGCGTCGAGAATGGACCGCATCGTGCGACTCACCCACGGCCGCCTCCTCGAGAACTCTGAGTGA
- a CDS encoding aminotransferase class I/II-fold pyridoxal phosphate-dependent enzyme, protein MTTSSLSSRGALAANNPLRIDHAAYHEAVANAYHPTENPTGALPLNVAENRLSWSDLRAKIESITTEETIAAWVPGYTSMRGSLEFRRAAAHFLTRHLTRCPVDPEQLAVSAGATSVIEMTSFILADAGDAAAIPAPCYPVYSQDIGSFSGVERYDLVTHHEVSEISDGPALTVRHLEHARTEIETAGQRFRMLILTTPDNPTGGIYSLDTLSEVADWCIKHEVHLVVNELYGLSLIDTRHPEIEADYADDVAFNSFASIMADKQSEYLHLWYALSKDLGISGFRVGLLYSHNAALLEAYENLNLSHTVSNHTQWLLQHLLTDDDFMTSYVVENQRRLTEAYAVVVGALKRLDIPYVPSRGSLFVWIDLSEFMDGDSGQADLDLWQELYRTSGVLLTPGVGFGHTKKGMFRVVYPCVSMKELSVAMERLGAFVKAKRQRHGSSTNGDARS, encoded by the coding sequence ATGACGACTTCTTCGCTCTCTAGCCGCGGTGCACTCGCAGCCAACAATCCGCTCCGGATCGATCACGCAGCCTACCACGAGGCAGTTGCGAACGCGTATCACCCGACGGAGAACCCCACCGGGGCGCTACCGCTCAACGTGGCAGAGAACCGCCTCAGCTGGTCCGACCTCAGAGCCAAGATCGAGTCGATCACCACTGAGGAGACCATCGCGGCTTGGGTGCCGGGCTACACATCCATGCGAGGGTCCCTGGAGTTCAGACGTGCGGCGGCGCACTTCCTTACGCGTCACCTGACCCGGTGCCCCGTGGACCCAGAGCAGCTCGCAGTGTCCGCGGGAGCCACGAGTGTCATCGAAATGACCTCGTTCATCCTCGCCGATGCAGGCGATGCCGCAGCAATCCCAGCGCCGTGTTATCCGGTCTACAGCCAGGATATCGGCAGCTTCTCGGGCGTCGAGCGGTACGACCTGGTGACGCACCATGAGGTGTCCGAGATCTCGGATGGCCCCGCTCTGACCGTCCGCCACCTCGAACACGCACGAACTGAGATTGAAACCGCAGGCCAGCGGTTCCGCATGTTGATCTTGACGACACCTGATAACCCGACCGGCGGCATCTACTCGTTGGATACGCTGTCGGAGGTTGCCGATTGGTGCATCAAGCACGAGGTGCACTTGGTCGTGAACGAGCTGTACGGGCTGTCCCTCATCGACACGCGGCACCCGGAGATCGAGGCCGACTACGCTGACGATGTGGCTTTCAATTCCTTCGCCAGCATCATGGCTGACAAGCAGAGCGAGTACCTCCACCTCTGGTACGCACTCTCGAAGGACCTCGGCATCTCAGGCTTCCGCGTGGGGCTCCTCTACTCGCACAACGCAGCGCTTCTCGAGGCATACGAGAACCTCAATCTGAGCCACACCGTGTCCAATCATACGCAGTGGCTTCTCCAGCATCTACTCACCGACGACGACTTCATGACGTCGTATGTCGTGGAGAATCAGCGGCGGCTCACGGAGGCCTACGCCGTCGTGGTCGGCGCCCTAAAGCGCCTCGACATCCCCTACGTACCCAGTCGCGGCAGCCTCTTCGTCTGGATCGACCTGTCGGAGTTCATGGATGGCGACTCGGGGCAAGCGGACTTGGATCTGTGGCAGGAGCTGTATCGGACCAGCGGCGTGCTGCTCACTCCCGGTGTGGGTTTTGGGCACACCAAGAAAGGGATGTTCCGGGTCGTGTATCCCTGTGTGTCCATGAAGGAGCTCAGCGTGGCCATGGAGCGGCTCGGGGCGTTCGTGAAAGCGAAGCGACAGCGACACGGCTCTTCCACAAACGGCGACGCACGGTCATGA
- a CDS encoding aminotransferase class V-fold PLP-dependent enzyme, whose amino-acid sequence MTTRRTFVRTAAGAALGALGTPRFASAALSPEELEGVAGARTPQQVAQDEAYWEVIQRAYTQDSGFINLESGFFSPAADPVVEAQVQNLRRINQIPSFYMRRLMAEERAELKTVFGRFAGIPPEEFAFVRNTTEALNVVLQGVPLEAGEEVLYCSREYPSMQEALEQRAMRYGTVNRVIDLPWLPTSQDEVVQAYAEAITPRTRYILVSHMIYLTGQVLPVRAISDMAHGRGIEVIVDAAHSFAHLDWKVPDLGADYLGSSLHKWLGCPLGTGLLYVKREHIPKVWPLFGDRNARSGDIEKLHHIGTHPQGTDQAIKDAVRFHEDIGGARKEARLRYLKNYWVEQVKDVSGIHINTPLGDEQSCAIANVLVDGLSPTELVDALWDRYRIFTVGVEQGARIAPNVFTRLPQLDLLVEALKNHAS is encoded by the coding sequence ATGACAACGCGACGAACCTTCGTCCGAACCGCCGCGGGCGCGGCACTGGGCGCGCTAGGCACGCCTCGATTCGCTTCAGCTGCGCTTTCCCCGGAAGAATTGGAAGGCGTCGCGGGTGCCCGCACTCCCCAACAGGTCGCTCAGGACGAGGCATACTGGGAAGTGATCCAACGGGCGTACACGCAGGATTCCGGGTTCATCAACCTCGAGAGCGGCTTCTTCAGCCCGGCGGCGGACCCGGTCGTCGAGGCCCAAGTCCAGAACCTCCGGCGCATCAACCAGATTCCGTCGTTTTATATGCGGAGGCTCATGGCCGAGGAACGCGCAGAGCTCAAAACGGTCTTCGGGCGTTTCGCAGGCATTCCGCCAGAGGAATTCGCCTTCGTACGCAACACCACTGAGGCACTGAATGTGGTGCTGCAAGGCGTCCCCCTCGAGGCGGGCGAAGAGGTCCTCTACTGCTCACGCGAATACCCGTCCATGCAGGAGGCGCTCGAACAACGCGCCATGCGCTACGGCACCGTGAACCGGGTCATCGACCTCCCGTGGCTGCCGACCTCCCAGGACGAGGTGGTCCAGGCCTACGCAGAGGCGATCACACCTCGGACCCGCTACATCCTCGTTTCACACATGATCTACCTCACGGGACAGGTACTTCCCGTTCGGGCGATCTCAGATATGGCTCATGGCCGGGGCATAGAGGTCATCGTCGACGCGGCGCATTCCTTCGCGCATCTCGATTGGAAGGTCCCCGACCTGGGCGCCGACTACCTGGGCAGCAGTCTGCATAAATGGCTCGGCTGTCCCTTGGGCACAGGGCTTCTGTACGTGAAGCGCGAGCACATTCCAAAAGTGTGGCCGCTCTTCGGAGACAGGAACGCCCGCAGCGGCGACATCGAGAAGCTTCACCACATCGGTACGCATCCGCAGGGGACGGACCAGGCAATCAAAGACGCGGTCCGCTTCCACGAAGATATTGGCGGCGCTCGAAAAGAGGCTCGGCTTCGGTACCTCAAGAACTATTGGGTTGAGCAGGTGAAGGACGTGTCCGGCATCCATATCAACACGCCCCTCGGTGATGAGCAGTCGTGTGCGATCGCCAACGTGCTCGTGGATGGGCTGAGTCCCACCGAGCTGGTCGACGCGCTATGGGACCGCTACAGGATCTTCACCGTCGGAGTCGAGCAGGGAGCGCGGATCGCGCCCAACGTCTTCACGCGCTTGCCACAGCTGGATCTTCTGGTCGAAGCGCTCAAGAACCACGCTTCGTGA
- a CDS encoding endonuclease/exonuclease/phosphatase family protein produces the protein MHVARQVALLALAFLACPLGADAALSVIVQVASAPGTAAQAGPGPVARFRFDGNVESATGTRAGEAGATGASFVDGLAGQAVSLSPDRASTFLTLPLASLGSGSDFSIRFWVRSDAGSDRRFVVLSQKKFADNSLASQKNPGWAFYMSGGAWAWTAGAGSRRITYERDNGTRMPLNDGRWHQLAMTHNSALSEIRLFYDGVNWVTYHVSDSDGFDFTSSSPTVVGWDGRDAPTHTDILPAIEAGARALQEFVDAFSDSGIGGLDPDDFVRAIVDPREVFEEMVSAGAVQRGAAGTDFRTAMEAAEWEPVSRAESALMQSPYTIHQAMEFMEAAPLAKIYSLVDGSVMIHREAAERYAERERLTTPEFEMDDLAVWHRVLSAHEVMDSYAGYFRPDPEVIADNLTSLTAAAWNIWHGGKHFTMPEHGWDSRVAVANMLREEDVDVVMMQETYSSGDFIAAELGYYFATTVDWDYLNQGANISVLSRYPITEVHVQEDTPFNNVGARVAISRTQDLYVMSNWYGMAQFPTVFDSHQTRFEQSDSIPTLFGGDFNAVPHTDGGDSPASVTLLDAGFTDAFRSLFPDVQRYPGPTHRNGRRIDQLFYRGAGLTNTSTRVITTHPDGFPSDHNMILSRFDLDYSTYETGLHR, from the coding sequence ATGCACGTAGCACGCCAGGTTGCCCTGCTCGCCCTCGCCTTTCTGGCCTGTCCATTGGGCGCGGATGCGGCCCTTTCTGTCATAGTGCAGGTGGCGTCGGCCCCGGGCACCGCGGCGCAGGCAGGGCCGGGGCCGGTCGCCCGATTCAGATTCGATGGGAATGTGGAGTCGGCCACGGGTACCCGCGCAGGGGAGGCTGGGGCTACCGGAGCCTCATTCGTCGATGGCCTCGCTGGGCAGGCAGTCAGCCTCAGTCCGGACCGTGCGTCGACGTTCCTGACTCTCCCCCTCGCCTCGTTGGGCAGTGGAAGTGACTTCTCGATTCGATTTTGGGTTCGATCCGACGCCGGTTCAGACAGACGCTTTGTGGTTCTGTCGCAAAAGAAATTCGCCGACAACAGTCTCGCGTCGCAAAAAAACCCAGGCTGGGCCTTCTACATGTCGGGGGGCGCCTGGGCATGGACTGCGGGCGCGGGTTCACGCCGCATCACGTATGAGCGTGACAACGGAACGCGCATGCCCCTCAACGACGGCAGGTGGCATCAGCTAGCGATGACTCACAACAGCGCGTTGTCCGAAATCCGGTTGTTCTATGACGGCGTGAATTGGGTGACCTACCATGTGAGCGACTCGGATGGGTTCGACTTCACAAGCTCGAGTCCGACTGTTGTGGGTTGGGACGGACGGGACGCTCCGACACATACTGACATACTCCCGGCCATCGAGGCAGGCGCGCGAGCGCTTCAGGAATTTGTCGATGCCTTCAGTGACTCCGGGATCGGCGGACTCGATCCGGACGACTTTGTACGGGCGATCGTGGATCCCCGCGAAGTGTTCGAGGAGATGGTCTCTGCGGGGGCGGTGCAGCGAGGGGCGGCCGGAACTGATTTCCGAACTGCCATGGAGGCCGCAGAGTGGGAGCCGGTAAGCCGAGCCGAGTCGGCGCTGATGCAAAGCCCCTACACCATCCATCAGGCGATGGAATTCATGGAAGCGGCCCCGCTCGCGAAGATCTACTCGCTGGTAGACGGAAGCGTGATGATCCATCGGGAAGCGGCTGAGAGATATGCGGAACGGGAGAGGCTGACCACGCCCGAATTCGAGATGGACGACCTCGCGGTCTGGCACCGCGTGTTATCTGCCCACGAGGTGATGGACTCCTACGCCGGCTACTTCCGGCCGGACCCTGAAGTGATCGCAGACAACCTCACCTCGTTGACGGCGGCGGCTTGGAACATCTGGCACGGCGGAAAGCACTTCACGATGCCTGAGCACGGATGGGATTCTCGGGTAGCCGTCGCGAATATGCTCAGGGAAGAAGACGTGGATGTCGTGATGATGCAGGAGACTTATTCGTCGGGAGATTTCATTGCTGCGGAGTTGGGCTACTACTTTGCCACAACGGTCGACTGGGACTATCTGAACCAGGGGGCCAACATCTCGGTCCTCAGCCGCTATCCCATCACTGAAGTGCACGTCCAGGAAGACACGCCCTTCAACAACGTGGGTGCGAGGGTCGCGATCAGCAGAACCCAGGATCTGTACGTGATGTCCAACTGGTACGGTATGGCCCAGTTCCCGACGGTCTTCGACTCTCACCAGACGCGCTTCGAGCAATCAGATAGCATTCCCACGCTCTTTGGCGGTGATTTCAACGCGGTGCCGCATACGGATGGTGGAGACAGTCCCGCCTCGGTGACTCTGCTCGACGCTGGATTCACGGATGCCTTCCGCAGCCTCTTTCCGGATGTTCAGCGGTACCCCGGGCCCACCCACAGGAATGGTCGGAGGATCGATCAGCTGTTCTATAGGGGAGCCGGGCTCACCAACACGTCGACGCGTGTCATCACCACGCATCCGGACGGATTCCCGTCCGATCACAACATGATCCTATCGAGATTCGACCTGGACTACTCGACCTACGAGACGGGCCTGCACCGGTAG